In the genome of Polaribacter atrinae, one region contains:
- a CDS encoding acyl-CoA thioesterase has protein sequence MINSKELIALLNLEDLGNHNFSGNSVTIGSPNVFGGQVIAQAVNAAYKTIPENRILHSLHAYFLEAGDLTTRINYHVQEVRNGGSFSTRRVTASQKDKTIFILAASFHKQEDGFEHQATFDATIKQPEKLLSWDDMLEKFGDFLPKSMKYFLSIERPIEFKPVRIPNPLQPENLPPTEQVWFRLKGEKQEMDFRTKQEILAYISDYNILNAAFNPNASNHNFGNTQTASLDHSMWFFRDFDFDDWMLYCVESPNAFGAKGLSKGNIFTRDGKLIASVAQEGLLRPIKK, from the coding sequence ATGATAAATAGTAAAGAATTAATTGCACTTTTAAACCTAGAAGATTTAGGTAATCATAATTTTAGCGGAAATAGCGTTACCATTGGAAGCCCTAATGTTTTTGGTGGTCAAGTTATTGCACAAGCAGTAAATGCAGCTTATAAAACAATACCAGAAAATCGTATTTTACACTCTTTACATGCTTATTTTTTAGAAGCTGGAGATTTAACAACGCGTATTAATTACCATGTACAAGAGGTGAGAAATGGTGGTAGTTTTTCTACAAGGAGAGTTACTGCTAGCCAGAAAGATAAAACTATTTTTATTCTAGCGGCCTCATTTCATAAACAAGAAGATGGTTTTGAGCATCAGGCAACGTTTGATGCAACTATAAAACAACCAGAAAAATTGTTGAGTTGGGACGATATGTTAGAAAAATTTGGTGATTTTTTACCAAAATCCATGAAATACTTTTTAAGTATAGAAAGACCAATAGAGTTTAAACCTGTAAGAATACCAAATCCATTACAACCAGAAAACTTACCACCCACAGAACAGGTTTGGTTTCGTTTAAAGGGTGAAAAACAAGAAATGGATTTTAGAACAAAACAAGAAATTCTTGCCTATATTTCTGATTATAATATATTAAATGCCGCTTTTAATCCGAATGCAAGTAATCACAATTTTGGAAATACACAAACGGCAAGTTTAGATCATTCTATGTGGTTTTTTAGAGATTTCGATTTTGATGATTGGATGTTGTATTGTGTAGAATCTCCAAATGCTTTTGGAGCTAAAGGTTTATCTAAAGGAAATATTTTTACAAGAGATGGTAAACTAATTGCTTCTGTTGCACAAGAAGGATTATTAAGACCTATTAAAAAGTAG
- the recO gene encoding DNA repair protein RecO, whose translation MAVVTTKAIVLSSLKFGDSSLIVKCFTEEEGVKSYLIRGILKAKKGGIKAAYFQPLTQLTIVASHNNKGTLNSIKEVQISNPYQTIYRDIVKQSVVLFLSEVLSYAIKEEEKNEDLFEYLESGLIWLDLHDKIANFHLLFLLNLTRFLGFYPDLSDDDKYGFDLSEGIFSDLISQKNIISGNYYYQFKKLLGITFDEIENVSFSKQERQIVLKVIIQYFELHLDGFKKPKSLQILETVFS comes from the coding sequence ATGGCGGTTGTAACTACTAAAGCAATTGTTTTAAGTTCTCTAAAATTTGGAGACTCTAGTTTAATTGTAAAATGTTTTACCGAAGAAGAAGGTGTAAAGTCTTACTTAATTAGAGGTATTTTAAAAGCAAAAAAAGGAGGTATAAAGGCAGCTTATTTTCAACCATTAACACAACTAACAATTGTAGCGAGTCATAACAATAAAGGTACTTTAAACTCTATTAAAGAGGTTCAAATCTCTAATCCTTATCAAACTATTTATAGAGATATTGTTAAGCAATCTGTAGTTTTGTTTTTATCAGAAGTTTTGTCTTACGCAATAAAAGAAGAAGAAAAGAATGAGGATCTTTTCGAGTATTTAGAATCGGGACTTATTTGGTTAGACTTACATGATAAAATCGCCAATTTTCACTTATTATTTTTACTCAATTTAACCCGTTTTTTAGGTTTTTATCCAGATTTATCTGATGATGATAAATATGGATTTGATTTAAGTGAAGGAATTTTTTCTGATTTAATATCTCAAAAAAACATTATTTCAGGCAATTATTATTACCAATTTAAAAAATTGTTAGGGATTACTTTTGATGAAATAGAAAATGTATCTTTTAGTAAACAAGAGAGACAGATTGTCTTAAAAGTTATTATACAATATTTCGAACTGCACTTAGATGGTTTTAAAAAGCCAAAATCATTACAAATTTTAGAAACTGTTTTTAGCTGA
- a CDS encoding CYTH domain-containing protein: protein MSVEIERKFLVQNDDFKSESFAQKSIKQGYLNSDKNRTVRVRIADEKAFMTIKGRSNATGTTRFEWEKEIDKLEAENLLLLCEPSIIDKTRYLVKVGNHTFEVDEFYGDNKGLTVAEVELSSENELFTKPDWLSEEVTGQVKYYNSSISKHPFKNWD, encoded by the coding sequence ATGAGCGTAGAAATAGAAAGAAAGTTTTTAGTACAAAACGACGATTTTAAGAGTGAAAGTTTTGCTCAAAAAAGCATTAAACAAGGGTATTTAAATTCTGATAAAAATAGAACTGTAAGAGTTAGAATTGCTGATGAAAAAGCTTTTATGACTATTAAGGGGAGGTCTAACGCAACAGGAACAACTCGTTTTGAGTGGGAAAAAGAAATTGACAAATTAGAAGCAGAAAACTTACTTTTACTATGTGAACCTAGTATTATTGATAAAACAAGATATTTAGTTAAAGTAGGGAATCATACTTTTGAAGTGGATGAGTTTTATGGTGACAACAAAGGTTTAACAGTTGCAGAAGTAGAATTATCTTCAGAAAACGAACTTTTTACCAAACCAGATTGGTTAAGCGAAGAAGTTACAGGTCAGGTAAAATACTATAATTCTAGCATTAGTAAACATCCTTTTAAAAATTGGGATTAA
- a CDS encoding SdpI family protein, translated as MSETLLYILTTNGLLFLISIIFWKFPPKKVNGIYGYKTPKAMLNKEIWDFSNAIFNKSLLIYSGISFLGALVIANFATIELTWQPMVLVLLSILVSVIKTERALNDNFTEEGKKKKN; from the coding sequence ATGAGCGAAACTTTATTATACATACTTACCACAAATGGTTTATTATTTTTAATCAGTATTATTTTTTGGAAATTCCCTCCAAAAAAAGTGAATGGTATATATGGTTACAAAACACCTAAAGCAATGCTAAATAAAGAAATATGGGATTTTTCGAATGCTATTTTTAATAAAAGTCTTTTAATCTACTCTGGTATTTCTTTTTTAGGAGCTTTAGTTATTGCAAATTTTGCTACTATAGAATTAACCTGGCAACCAATGGTTTTAGTGCTACTATCTATTTTAGTTAGTGTTATAAAAACGGAAAGAGCATTAAACGATAATTTTACTGAAGAAGGTAAAAAGAAGAAAAATTAG